Proteins from one Romboutsia sp. CE17 genomic window:
- the garD gene encoding galactarate dehydratase yields the protein MENKIANEKQPLYIKVNPKDNVAIIVNQGGLSKGTVFQDGLELLQDIPEANKVTLENIKKEEPIIRYGEVIGYATEDIQKGSWLREDKVILPRAYSLDELKSECIENDLEPLEGYTFMGYKNSDGSVGTKNILGITTTVQCSEGVLNVAVDRLKREVLPKYENVDDIIALNHLYGCGVAIKGRGAEVPIRTIKNLAKNANFGGEILTVSLGCEKLVPDMLFPELEKENLVILQDCHGFNAMVEEIMTKAEAKLKKLNERTRVECPVSDLVVGLQCGGSDAFSGVTANPAVGYAADLLVRAGAKVIFSEVTEIRDAVHLLAPRTVNEEVLSKLVSEMKWYDNYLEQADVDRDANPSPGNKKGGLSNVVDKALGSVAKSGSTRIVDVLSPGERIRKHGMTYAATPASDFVCGTQQLASGITMQVFTTGRGTTYNLNVSPVIKVSTNSTLKEKWFDLIDVDAGRIATGQKTIEEVGWEIFNLILDVASDKQKTYADQHKIYNALAVFNPAPVT from the coding sequence ATGGAGAATAAAATAGCTAATGAAAAACAACCTCTATACATAAAAGTTAATCCTAAGGATAACGTTGCCATAATCGTTAATCAAGGGGGATTAAGTAAAGGGACTGTTTTTCAAGATGGATTAGAATTACTTCAAGATATACCAGAAGCTAATAAAGTAACTCTTGAAAATATAAAAAAAGAAGAGCCAATAATTAGATACGGTGAAGTAATCGGATATGCAACAGAAGATATACAAAAAGGAAGTTGGTTAAGAGAAGATAAGGTAATCTTACCTAGAGCATATTCTTTAGATGAACTTAAAAGTGAATGTATAGAAAATGACTTAGAGCCGCTTGAAGGATATACTTTCATGGGGTATAAGAACTCAGATGGAAGTGTAGGAACAAAAAATATATTAGGGATAACGACTACGGTGCAATGTTCGGAAGGTGTTCTAAATGTTGCTGTAGATAGATTAAAAAGAGAAGTATTACCAAAATATGAAAATGTAGATGACATAATAGCTTTAAACCATCTTTATGGATGTGGAGTAGCTATAAAGGGTAGGGGTGCAGAAGTTCCAATAAGAACTATAAAAAATCTTGCTAAAAACGCTAACTTTGGAGGGGAAATATTAACTGTATCATTAGGTTGTGAGAAGTTAGTACCAGATATGTTATTTCCTGAGTTAGAAAAGGAAAACCTTGTTATACTACAAGATTGCCATGGATTTAATGCTATGGTTGAAGAAATAATGACTAAAGCTGAGGCTAAGCTGAAAAAACTAAATGAAAGAACTAGGGTAGAATGTCCAGTATCTGATTTAGTAGTTGGGCTTCAATGTGGAGGAAGTGATGCTTTCTCTGGGGTAACAGCAAATCCGGCAGTAGGATATGCAGCGGACTTATTAGTAAGAGCAGGAGCTAAGGTAATATTCTCTGAAGTTACTGAAATAAGGGATGCGGTTCATTTATTAGCACCAAGAACTGTTAATGAAGAAGTCCTTTCAAAACTTGTATCTGAAATGAAATGGTACGATAACTATTTAGAGCAAGCTGATGTTGATAGAGATGCTAACCCATCTCCAGGGAACAAAAAAGGTGGATTATCAAATGTAGTTGATAAGGCCTTAGGTTCAGTAGCAAAATCAGGTAGTACTAGAATAGTAGATGTATTATCTCCTGGTGAAAGAATTAGAAAACATGGTATGACATATGCAGCTACTCCAGCAAGTGACTTCGTATGTGGTACTCAACAATTAGCATCAGGAATAACGATGCAAGTATTTACAACTGGAAGAGGTACTACATACAACTTAAATGTATCTCCGGTAATAAAGGTATCAACAAACTCAACACTTAAAGAAAAGTGGTTTGATTTAATAGATGTAGATGCAGGAAGAATTGCAACAGGTCAAAAAACAATCGAAGAAGTGGGTTGGGAAATATTCAATTTAATACTAGACGTTGCAAGTGATAAACAAAAAACTTATGCAGATCAACATAAAATATATAATGCATTAGCAGTGTTTAATCCAGCACCTGTAACTTGA
- a CDS encoding GntP family permease: MAEVSSTQMILGLVIGIGVLLFLSIKTKVHTFLALIFAAMITGLIGGMDVSSVLSSITTGFGNTLSSTGIIIGLGVMMGAVLEKSGAAEQLAFSVIKLVGKKKEEWALGITGYIVSIPVFADSALVILTPLAKALSKVSGKSAVSLGLSLAIGLQLTHTFVPPTPGPLTVAGLLGVDVGVMILSGVLVTIIPFILCINYCKWLGTKIYQIPSEDGDGYIKKDFKKEYLKEIENVEELMKDKDLPPILMSVLPILVPLIMIFANTICGFVGFESEIIKFFGSPIVALSVGVLIAVYGLAKDKDKSTIMSYMEDGIKSTGMIMLITGAGGALGFIVKDSGIGTALGELVVSLPIPAILIPFIIAVLMRLALGSATVALTTAATLTAPLLAVVGLNPIAAAMATCAGGVAFSYFNDSGFWVFNGMYGLKDIKDQMYAKTAISLIGSFSALAVVIIANLLFF; this comes from the coding sequence GTGGCAGAAGTAAGTAGTACTCAAATGATTTTAGGTTTAGTAATAGGGATTGGGGTTTTATTATTCCTTTCCATAAAGACAAAAGTACATACATTTTTAGCATTAATCTTTGCAGCCATGATAACTGGCTTAATAGGTGGTATGGATGTAAGTTCAGTGTTGTCATCAATAACAACTGGATTTGGTAATACTTTAAGTAGTACTGGTATTATTATAGGTTTAGGGGTAATGATGGGTGCAGTTCTTGAAAAATCAGGAGCAGCAGAACAATTGGCTTTCTCAGTTATAAAACTTGTAGGTAAGAAAAAAGAAGAATGGGCTTTAGGTATCACTGGATACATAGTTTCTATACCAGTATTTGCAGATTCAGCTCTTGTAATACTTACTCCACTTGCAAAGGCACTTTCAAAAGTAAGCGGTAAGTCAGCTGTAAGTTTAGGTTTATCATTAGCAATAGGTCTTCAACTTACACATACATTTGTACCACCAACACCAGGACCATTAACAGTTGCTGGTTTATTAGGAGTAGATGTTGGTGTAATGATACTTTCTGGTGTACTTGTAACAATAATACCATTTATATTATGTATAAACTATTGTAAATGGTTAGGAACTAAGATATATCAAATACCAAGTGAAGATGGAGATGGATATATCAAAAAAGATTTCAAGAAAGAATATTTAAAAGAAATCGAAAATGTAGAAGAATTAATGAAAGATAAGGATTTACCACCAATATTAATGTCAGTTTTACCAATATTAGTTCCATTAATAATGATATTTGCAAACACTATATGTGGATTTGTAGGATTTGAATCAGAAATAATTAAATTCTTCGGATCTCCAATAGTAGCTTTATCAGTTGGTGTTCTTATAGCAGTTTATGGACTTGCAAAAGATAAAGACAAATCAACAATTATGTCATATATGGAAGATGGTATAAAATCGACAGGTATGATAATGTTAATCACAGGTGCTGGTGGTGCATTAGGATTTATAGTTAAAGATTCTGGAATAGGAACAGCATTAGGGGAGTTAGTTGTTTCTTTACCAATACCTGCAATATTAATACCATTTATAATAGCAGTATTAATGAGATTAGCTTTAGGTAGTGCAACAGTTGCATTAACTACAGCAGCAACATTAACAGCTCCATTATTAGCAGTAGTTGGGTTAAATCCGATAGCTGCAGCTATGGCAACTTGTGCAGGTGGGGTAGCATTCAGTTACTTCAATGATAGTGGATTCTGGGTATTCAATGGTATGTATGGATTAAAGGATATAAAAGATCAAATGTATGCTAAAACAGCAATATCACTTATTGGATCATTTTCAGCATTAGCAGTAGTTATAATAGCAAATCTGTTATTTTTCTAG
- a CDS encoding CdaR family transcriptional regulator translates to MHSIDSKIAQDIVNRVMKVIPYNVNIMNQEGVIIASGDRSRLNKIHSGALLVLDEKKSVEIHKNTDKEKAGINLPIIFSNEMIGVIGVTGNPEDIRQFGELVRITAELLVNEHFTFSKKKAFEMHRDKFFYELTQLDGEYSDEIKRESSELGIELDIPRIALVISIKNKDFNYYLKIKDKLWMFLEQQEFIIEYFENTLVVLVNTQSKQNIIIDILSQEELDIGVSLKENLISTAVKQGDLAIKVGKTLNKNEKVLKYEELYFLSTLTTCKGNEILKRHMEILKNEGNKLDLIDTILSYIENSGEINTISKNLNIHRNTLNYRLEKIYSLTGKNPKNFLDLLELYTSYILYN, encoded by the coding sequence ATGCATAGTATAGATAGTAAAATAGCTCAAGATATAGTTAATAGAGTTATGAAAGTTATACCATATAATGTAAATATTATGAACCAAGAAGGTGTAATAATTGCAAGTGGAGATAGAAGTAGATTAAACAAGATACATAGTGGGGCTTTATTGGTTTTAGATGAGAAGAAAAGTGTAGAAATACACAAAAACACTGATAAAGAGAAAGCTGGTATAAATTTACCTATAATATTTTCAAACGAAATGATAGGAGTAATAGGAGTTACAGGTAATCCAGAAGATATAAGACAATTCGGTGAACTAGTAAGAATAACAGCTGAATTACTTGTAAATGAACATTTCACATTTTCTAAGAAAAAGGCATTTGAGATGCATAGAGATAAATTCTTTTATGAATTAACTCAATTAGATGGGGAGTATAGTGACGAAATAAAAAGAGAATCTAGTGAGTTAGGAATAGAATTGGACATACCAAGAATTGCTCTAGTCATAAGCATAAAAAATAAAGATTTCAACTATTACTTAAAAATAAAAGATAAACTATGGATGTTCTTAGAACAACAAGAATTTATAATAGAGTATTTTGAAAATACATTGGTTGTACTTGTTAATACGCAATCAAAACAAAATATAATCATAGATATTTTATCTCAAGAAGAATTAGATATAGGAGTTAGTTTAAAAGAAAATCTTATATCAACTGCTGTTAAACAAGGAGACTTAGCTATAAAAGTAGGTAAAACTTTGAATAAAAATGAAAAAGTTTTAAAATATGAAGAACTATATTTTTTGTCAACTTTAACAACTTGTAAAGGAAATGAGATCTTAAAAAGACACATGGAAATCTTAAAAAATGAAGGTAATAAATTAGATTTAATAGATACAATATTATCTTATATAGAGAATAGTGGGGAGATAAATACAATCTCTAAAAACCTTAATATTCACAGGAATACACTTAATTATAGGTTAGAAAAAATATATTCATTAACAGGTAAAAATCCTAAGAATTTTTTAGATTTATTAGAATTATATACATCATATATACTTTATAATTGA
- a CDS encoding lactate racemase domain-containing protein, whose protein sequence is MEIIGGGVVSNLLKDTKIPKMFRARQIFNKEKIEVDKIKEFVFNELSKDEFSNLIQPNMNIAITAGSRGIRNVDIITKSIVDFVKLKGANPFIVPAMGSHGGACAEGQLEVLASYNITSETMGCEIRSSMEVVELGYSELGRKVSIDKNAYESDGIIVSCRLKPHNAFRGNYESGPCKMMTVGLGKQAGAEVVHGDGMGKISENIPTMAKVVIEKAPILFAIPCIENAYDETCHIEAILAKDIMKREPELLKYAFSKIPKLIVEECDVLVVDEIGKNYSGTGVDPNITGTFSTEYASGGIKVQRTCMLDLSEESHGNALGVGLSNAITKRIFDKMDLEKMYPNCITSTVLASARIPCIVANDKEAIQICIRTCTGIDKSKVRVVRISNSLHIEYIMLSESYYEDVINGKYIGLEAIDSPKELQFDEYGSLDTKIKICEKTVKV, encoded by the coding sequence ATGGAAATTATAGGGGGCGGAGTAGTATCTAATCTTTTAAAAGATACTAAAATTCCTAAGATGTTTAGAGCAAGACAAATTTTCAACAAAGAAAAAATTGAAGTAGATAAGATAAAAGAGTTTGTATTTAATGAATTATCTAAAGATGAGTTTTCAAATTTAATACAACCTAATATGAATATAGCAATAACTGCAGGTAGTAGAGGTATTAGAAATGTAGATATTATAACAAAGTCTATAGTAGATTTTGTTAAATTAAAAGGAGCAAATCCATTTATAGTTCCAGCTATGGGAAGCCATGGTGGAGCCTGTGCTGAGGGACAATTAGAAGTTTTAGCAAGCTATAATATTACATCTGAAACTATGGGATGTGAAATTAGATCATCTATGGAAGTAGTTGAGTTAGGTTACTCTGAATTAGGAAGAAAAGTTTCAATTGATAAAAATGCATATGAATCAGATGGTATAATAGTTTCTTGTAGATTAAAGCCACATAATGCGTTTAGAGGTAACTATGAAAGTGGTCCTTGTAAAATGATGACTGTGGGTCTTGGAAAACAAGCTGGAGCAGAGGTTGTACATGGTGATGGTATGGGTAAAATATCAGAAAATATACCTACAATGGCAAAGGTAGTAATAGAAAAAGCACCTATTTTATTTGCAATTCCTTGTATAGAAAATGCTTATGATGAGACTTGTCATATAGAAGCAATATTAGCTAAGGATATTATGAAAAGAGAACCAGAATTACTTAAATATGCATTTAGTAAAATACCTAAGCTAATAGTTGAAGAATGTGATGTCTTAGTTGTTGATGAAATTGGGAAAAATTATAGTGGAACAGGTGTAGATCCTAATATAACAGGTACTTTTTCTACTGAATATGCAAGTGGAGGTATAAAGGTACAGAGAACTTGTATGTTAGATTTAAGTGAAGAATCCCACGGAAATGCTCTTGGTGTTGGCTTGTCAAATGCAATTACAAAGAGAATATTCGATAAGATGGATTTAGAAAAAATGTATCCTAACTGTATAACTAGTACAGTTTTAGCTTCTGCAAGAATACCATGTATTGTGGCAAATGATAAAGAGGCTATTCAAATTTGTATAAGAACTTGTACAGGAATAGATAAATCTAAAGTTAGAGTAGTTAGAATATCTAATAGCTTACATATAGAGTATATAATGCTTTCAGAATCTTATTACGAGGATGTAATAAATGGTAAGTACATAGGTTTAGAAGCGATAGATAGTCCTAAGGAACTTCAATTTGATGAATATGGAAGTTTAGATACAAAAATAAAAATATGTGAAAAAACAGTAAAGGTATAG
- the eno gene encoding phosphopyruvate hydratase: MSVIEAVYAREVLDSRGNPTVEVEVILESGTIGRAIVPSGASTGAFEAVELRDGDKGRYLGKGVEKAVANVNEIIAPELEGMDCFDQPEVDAIMIELDGTPNKGNLGANAILGVSMAVARAAAEELGLPLFQYIGGVNAKQLPVPMMNILNGGEHADNNVDVQEFMILPVGAKSFKEGLRMGAEVFHSLKKVLGEKGLACGVGDEGGFAPNLGSNREALELIVEAIEKAGYKPGDDVRLGLDVAATEMYNKETKKYVLAGEGKELTAAEMVDLYEDWANNFPIVTIEDGLDEEDWDGWKVLTERLGNKLQLVGDDLFVTNTERLERGIEAGVANSILIKVNQIGTITETLDAIEMAKRAGYTAVISHRSGETEDTTIADLAVAVNAGQIKTGAPSRTDRVAKYNQLLRIEEMVGDQARYCGMQSFYNLKDESKILVK; encoded by the coding sequence ATGTCAGTTATAGAAGCAGTATACGCTAGAGAAGTACTAGACTCAAGAGGAAACCCAACTGTTGAAGTTGAGGTTATATTAGAAAGCGGAACTATAGGAAGAGCTATAGTACCATCAGGAGCATCTACAGGAGCTTTCGAAGCAGTAGAATTAAGAGATGGTGATAAGGGAAGATACTTAGGTAAAGGTGTAGAAAAAGCTGTTGCTAACGTAAATGAAATAATAGCACCAGAACTTGAAGGAATGGACTGTTTTGACCAACCTGAAGTAGATGCAATAATGATAGAATTAGATGGAACTCCAAACAAAGGAAACTTAGGAGCTAACGCAATACTTGGAGTATCTATGGCTGTAGCAAGAGCTGCTGCTGAAGAATTAGGATTACCATTATTCCAATACATAGGTGGGGTAAATGCTAAGCAATTACCAGTACCAATGATGAACATATTAAACGGTGGAGAGCATGCAGATAACAACGTTGACGTTCAAGAATTCATGATATTACCAGTAGGAGCTAAATCTTTCAAAGAAGGTTTAAGAATGGGAGCAGAAGTATTCCACTCATTAAAGAAAGTTCTTGGAGAAAAAGGATTAGCTTGTGGTGTAGGTGACGAAGGTGGATTCGCTCCAAACTTAGGATCAAACAGAGAAGCTTTAGAATTAATAGTTGAAGCTATAGAAAAAGCTGGATACAAGCCAGGAGATGACGTAAGATTAGGTCTTGACGTTGCTGCTACAGAAATGTACAACAAAGAAACTAAAAAATACGTTTTAGCTGGAGAAGGAAAAGAATTAACTGCAGCTGAAATGGTTGATTTATATGAAGATTGGGCTAACAACTTCCCAATAGTAACTATCGAAGATGGTCTTGATGAAGAAGACTGGGATGGATGGAAAGTATTAACTGAAAGATTAGGAAATAAGTTACAATTAGTTGGAGACGACTTATTCGTTACTAATACTGAAAGATTAGAAAGAGGAATAGAAGCAGGTGTAGCAAACTCTATATTAATAAAAGTTAACCAAATAGGTACAATAACTGAAACTTTAGATGCTATAGAAATGGCTAAGAGAGCTGGATACACTGCAGTTATATCTCACAGATCAGGAGAAACAGAAGATACTACTATAGCTGATTTAGCTGTAGCTGTAAACGCTGGACAAATAAAAACTGGTGCTCCATCAAGAACTGATAGAGTAGCTAAGTACAACCAATTATTAAGAATAGAAGAAATGGTTGGAGACCAAGCTAGATACTGTGGAATGCAATCTTTCTACAACTTAAAAGATGAATCAAAAATATTAGTAAAATAA
- a CDS encoding glycerate kinase, translating into MKFVLAPDSFKESLTAKEVADAMEIGIKKVFPDAECIKVPMADGGEGTVQSLVDGTEGKIYEVKVTGPLGETVNARYGILGDNETAVIEMAEASGIHYVEKEKRNPLITTTFGTGEVIKYALDKNVKKIIIGIGGSATNDGGAGMIQALGGRLLDEEGNDLPFGGGSLDKLYKIDVSNFDKRINEIDIEVACDVSNPLTGAEGASAIFGPQKGATEELIKILDNNLGHYAQIIKEQLGKDMANEKGAGAAGGLGFALLAFCNGHLKPGIDIVIKYSNLDEKVQGASYIITGEGSIDRQTKFGKTPYGVAQVAKKYDIPVIAVAGNVGSGVEELYELGFNSILSIMPGVMTLEKALNSGKENIENTVENVARLLNI; encoded by the coding sequence ATGAAATTTGTATTAGCACCAGACTCGTTTAAGGAGAGTTTGACAGCAAAAGAAGTAGCAGATGCTATGGAGATTGGTATAAAAAAAGTATTCCCTGATGCGGAATGTATAAAAGTTCCTATGGCAGATGGTGGAGAAGGAACAGTTCAATCTTTAGTAGATGGAACTGAAGGTAAGATTTATGAAGTAAAAGTAACAGGACCCTTAGGAGAAACCGTAAATGCTAGATATGGAATTTTAGGAGATAATGAAACTGCAGTAATAGAGATGGCAGAAGCTAGTGGAATTCATTATGTAGAGAAGGAAAAAAGAAATCCTTTAATTACAACTACATTTGGAACTGGAGAAGTTATAAAATATGCACTAGATAAAAATGTGAAAAAGATAATAATAGGGATAGGTGGGAGCGCTACTAATGATGGTGGTGCTGGAATGATACAAGCCTTAGGTGGAAGATTATTAGACGAAGAAGGTAATGATTTACCATTTGGAGGAGGATCATTAGATAAACTGTATAAAATAGATGTAAGTAATTTTGATAAAAGAATAAATGAGATAGATATAGAAGTAGCATGCGATGTAAGTAATCCTCTTACAGGAGCTGAAGGAGCATCAGCAATATTTGGGCCTCAAAAAGGTGCGACAGAAGAATTAATAAAAATTCTAGATAATAATCTTGGTCATTATGCACAAATTATTAAAGAACAATTAGGAAAAGATATGGCAAATGAAAAAGGTGCAGGAGCTGCTGGAGGATTAGGATTTGCATTATTAGCATTTTGCAATGGTCACCTTAAACCAGGTATAGATATTGTTATAAAGTACTCTAACTTAGATGAAAAAGTCCAAGGAGCTTCATACATAATAACTGGAGAAGGAAGTATAGATAGACAAACAAAATTTGGAAAAACACCATATGGTGTAGCGCAAGTGGCTAAAAAATATGATATACCAGTAATCGCAGTAGCTGGAAATGTTGGAAGTGGAGTAGAAGAATTATATGAATTAGGATTTAATTCAATCTTATCTATAATGCCAGGCGTAATGACATTAGAAAAAGCTTTAAATTCAGGAAAGGAAAATATAGAGAATACAGTAGAAAATGTTGCAAGATTATTAAATATTTAA
- a CDS encoding LysR family transcriptional regulator, translated as MDLKQLEYIVKISEEGNITKASQKLFISQPALNQQLLKLENDLGVPLFNRNKNNLTLTYAGEIYIENANKILNIKKDTYKMISDISNSNKGKISVGFTPERGSDMFSYIYPKFHKRYPNISINPIENKSNDLENLVSNGTLDIAFTSLPNSSYSNNPKIHLLNEKLVLIISKNNHLCEELLSSSYKDGFIDISLLKSENFIMLKKDSTLREIIDDTLFKYNFHPNILLESSSTYTVTNMVKNNLGYSIVPFYYAKNNPDLMYFNLGSYPSWNIFASYKKNSYLSNSLQYLIDLTKEYLENSYY; from the coding sequence ATGGATTTAAAGCAACTTGAATATATAGTAAAAATATCTGAAGAAGGTAATATAACTAAGGCTTCACAAAAACTATTTATTTCTCAACCTGCACTAAATCAACAATTATTAAAATTAGAAAATGATTTAGGTGTGCCTCTTTTTAATAGAAATAAAAATAACCTTACATTGACATATGCGGGTGAAATCTATATAGAAAATGCCAATAAAATTTTAAATATAAAAAAAGATACATATAAAATGATAAGTGATATTTCAAACTCTAATAAGGGAAAAATTTCGGTTGGATTTACACCAGAAAGAGGTTCTGATATGTTTAGTTATATTTATCCTAAGTTTCATAAGAGATATCCTAATATATCTATAAATCCAATAGAAAATAAATCAAATGATTTAGAAAATCTAGTTTCAAATGGAACTTTAGACATTGCATTTACGTCTTTACCAAATAGTAGCTATAGCAATAATCCTAAAATACACCTTTTAAATGAAAAACTAGTATTAATTATCTCTAAAAATAATCATCTTTGTGAAGAACTACTTTCTTCATCTTATAAAGACGGTTTTATTGATATATCATTACTTAAATCTGAGAATTTTATTATGTTAAAAAAAGATAGTACTTTAAGAGAGATTATTGATGATACTTTATTTAAATATAACTTTCATCCAAATATTTTACTAGAATCTTCAAGTACTTATACTGTTACTAACATGGTAAAAAATAACTTAGGATATTCTATCGTTCCTTTTTACTATGCTAAAAATAATCCTGATTTAATGTACTTTAATCTAGGTTCATATCCATCATGGAATATATTTGCTAGTTATAAGAAAAATTCTTACTTAAGTAACTCACTACAATATCTTATTGATCTTACTAAGGAGTATTTAGAAAACTCATACTATTAA